ACATGGCCAACCGGCCGCTCATATAGACCTTGCCCGTGGCCGTGGCGAACCGCTCGGTCGAAAGCGAGAGATGGCGTAACTCGGACTCGGAGGCGAACGCTTCCGGATCATGCAACAACCCCAGCAGAATGCTCATGGCGACCTCGCTTAGCAGCGCTCCAGCACTTCAAACATCTCCGTGATGTAAGGCCTATCGTTGACGACTCGACCCTCAACTTCCACCCAGGCATGGGATTGGAATGGAAGGAGCTGTGCGCCGATGACCAACTCTGCGTCCCAGCTATAGCGGCGCAGAAGGACAGCCAGGGCAGCCGAACGTTGCAGGCACAGCACACGTTTGAAATAGAAGACACAGGCAAGATCCATCGCATGGGATAACATGCTGTCGTTCTGTAGT
Above is a genomic segment from Terriglobus tenax containing:
- a CDS encoding lasso peptide biosynthesis B2 protein, which encodes MRRRVVESWLLLAYFDWLMRARGFQRVHTVVRAQTIRHTSRALQNDSMLSHAMDLACVFYFKRVLCLQRSAALAVLLRRYSWDAELVIGAQLLPFQSHAWVEVEGRVVNDRPYITEMFEVLERC